A window of Aliarcobacter trophiarum LMG 25534 contains these coding sequences:
- a CDS encoding TlpA family protein disulfide reductase, translating into MKFKTLAILTILPILFFSACDSKSDKNQKATINSTENQFILNTINNSQINISLSEDKINLKDTDDKIVLLNFFTTWCPACKVEIPNLVQIQENYKNDVVVVGILLEEFKTNEELNEFFKSYNVNYNITNSSEAFDFAKSLGGIKAIPTIFLIDKNGTFIQKYTGLVPNEMLETDIKKLLEK; encoded by the coding sequence ATGAAGTTTAAAACTTTAGCGATTTTAACTATTTTACCAATTTTATTTTTTTCTGCTTGTGATTCAAAAAGTGATAAAAATCAAAAAGCTACAATAAATAGTACTGAAAACCAATTTATTCTAAATACAATTAATAATTCACAAATAAATATATCTTTAAGTGAAGATAAGATAAATTTGAAAGATACAGATGATAAGATAGTATTATTAAACTTCTTTACAACTTGGTGTCCTGCTTGTAAGGTTGAAATTCCAAATTTAGTTCAAATTCAAGAAAACTACAAAAATGATGTTGTTGTAGTTGGAATTTTACTTGAAGAGTTTAAAACAAATGAAGAGTTAAATGAGTTCTTCAAATCATATAATGTAAACTATAATATAACAAACTCTAGCGAAGCTTTTGATTTTGCAAAATCATTAGGTGGGATAAAAGCAATTCCCACAATATTTTTGATTGATAAAAATGGGACATTTATTCAAAAATATACTGGTTTAGTACCAAATGAGATGTTAGAGACAGATATTAAAAAGCTTTTAGAAAAATAG
- a CDS encoding IS3 family transposase (programmed frameshift): MARREYSEEFRRDAVKQVIENGYGVVETAERLGVHYDSLRNWIKKYKSPEAEVEIKKTQDTTAEIKRLQKELKRVTEERDILKKGRSVLCKQPKLKYAFIKEYQIQYTIRRMCTVLKVHPSGYYKWLKQPISNLEIENQQILQEIKKAYRESNGIYGYRNIHKDLKASNIHVNKKRVARLMKEAKLCGIGNYKRKPKHKAGSIHKAHPNHLKQCFLTYKPNESWVSDITYIRTYEGWLYLATVIDLYSRKIIGWATGHRQSTSLIIKALKKTTHRIKNHKVILHSDQGSQYSSYEYQTFLKHHNIIPSMSRRGNCYDNAVAESFFKTLKKELVRKTIFHTRAEARDKIFEYIEMFYNSKRRHSFLDFISPNEFEKRYNDSVTQPKVLTD; the protein is encoded by the exons ATGGCAAGAAGAGAATATAGTGAAGAGTTTAGAAGAGATGCTGTAAAACAAGTTATAGAAAATGGATATGGGGTTGTTGAAACAGCTGAGAGGTTAGGTGTCCATTATGATTCTTTGAGAAACTGGATAAAAAAATACAAATCACCAGAAGCTGAAGTAGAAATAAAAAAAACTCAAGATACAACAGCTGAAATAAAAAGATTGCAAAAAGAATTAAAGAGAGTTACAGAAGAGAGGGATATTTTAAAAAAGG GCCGCAGCGTACTTTGCAAACAACCCAAATTAAAGTACGCATTTATAAAGGAGTATCAAATACAGTACACAATCAGAAGAATGTGTACTGTATTGAAAGTTCATCCTAGTGGGTATTATAAATGGTTAAAACAACCTATTTCAAATTTAGAGATTGAAAATCAACAAATTTTACAAGAGATAAAAAAAGCATATAGAGAGTCAAATGGGATATATGGATATAGAAATATTCATAAAGATTTAAAGGCTTCAAATATACATGTAAATAAGAAAAGAGTTGCAAGATTAATGAAAGAAGCAAAACTTTGTGGAATAGGAAATTATAAAAGAAAACCAAAGCATAAGGCTGGTTCAATTCATAAAGCACATCCAAATCATTTAAAACAATGTTTTTTAACATATAAACCAAATGAATCTTGGGTTAGTGATATCACATATATCAGAACTTATGAAGGATGGTTATATTTAGCTACAGTTATAGATCTTTATTCAAGAAAAATAATTGGTTGGGCAACAGGACATAGACAATCAACATCTTTAATTATTAAAGCTTTGAAAAAAACAACTCACAGAATTAAAAATCATAAAGTAATTCTTCATTCAGATCAAGGTAGCCAATATAGTTCTTATGAATACCAAACATTTTTAAAGCATCATAATATTATCCCAAGTATGAGCCGTAGAGGTAATTGTTATGATAATGCAGTAGCAGAGAGTTTTTTTAAGACATTAAAAAAAGAATTAGTTAGAAAAACTATATTTCATACAAGAGCAGAAGCTAGAGATAAAATATTTGAATATATAGAAATGTTTTATAACTCAAAAAGACGACATAGTTTTTTAGATTTTATAAGTCCAAATGAATTTGAGAAAAGATACAATGATAGTGTTACTCAACCCAAGGTGTTAACTGATTAA
- the ftsY gene encoding signal recognition particle-docking protein FtsY, translated as MFSFLKKDKEKQVVDNIEESESFFSKAFNKTFSSIKNIVPQKKEKISFDEIEEILIEADVEYEIIEKAMNGLPSMISRKELRHRLVMLFEHAPEVDLSNLPKPYVRLIIGVNGAGKTTTIAKLAAKLKKEGQSVILGAGDTFRAAAIEQLSSWATKLDVPIIKTKHGHDSSAVAFDTISSAIARNIDNVIIDTAGRLQTQANLNNELKKIVKVCEKALENKPYQKLMILDGTQGNSAIAQAKAFNEIVGIDGIIVTKLDGTAKGGALFSISNQLELPIFYIGVGEKQDDLIEFSPDYFVDSLLDEIYVKD; from the coding sequence ATGTTTAGTTTTCTTAAAAAAGATAAAGAGAAACAAGTTGTTGATAATATAGAAGAGAGTGAGAGCTTTTTTTCAAAGGCTTTTAACAAAACATTCTCTTCAATAAAAAATATAGTTCCTCAAAAAAAAGAGAAAATATCTTTTGATGAGATTGAAGAGATTTTAATTGAGGCTGATGTTGAGTATGAGATTATAGAAAAGGCTATGAATGGTTTGCCTTCTATGATTTCAAGAAAAGAGTTAAGACATAGACTAGTGATGCTTTTTGAACATGCTCCAGAGGTTGATTTATCAAACCTTCCAAAACCTTATGTAAGATTGATAATTGGTGTAAATGGTGCTGGAAAAACTACAACTATAGCTAAATTGGCTGCTAAGCTAAAAAAAGAGGGACAAAGTGTAATTTTAGGAGCAGGAGATACTTTTAGAGCTGCGGCAATAGAACAGCTTAGTTCTTGGGCAACAAAGCTTGATGTTCCAATAATAAAAACAAAACATGGACATGATTCAAGTGCAGTAGCTTTTGATACAATTAGTTCTGCAATTGCTAGAAATATAGATAATGTTATTATTGATACAGCAGGAAGACTTCAAACTCAAGCAAATTTAAATAATGAGTTAAAAAAAATAGTAAAAGTTTGTGAAAAAGCTTTAGAAAACAAACCATATCAAAAACTAATGATTTTGGATGGAACACAGGGAAATAGTGCAATTGCTCAGGCAAAAGCTTTTAATGAAATCGTTGGAATAGATGGTATTATTGTAACAAAACTAGATGGAACTGCAAAAGGTGGAGCACTGTTTTCTATATCAAATCAGCTAGAACTTCCTATTTTTTATATAGGTGTTGGAGAAAAACAAGATGATTTAATAGAGTTTAGTCCTGATTATTTCGTAGATAGTCTGCTTGATGAGATTTATGTTAAAGATTAA
- a CDS encoding AEC family transporter produces MENILLVLVALAIGYMLRVSNILTKEASIPLNKFVLYVSYPAIVLLQTPKIHFSLDIIIPAIVAWIVMSLSAVAILILSKIFNFSREVTGSLLLVAILTNSSFLGIPLLQTYLPNNDFMPYLLIYDQLGTFLAFAIYGTFIVSLYTSKTKVTFKLITFKVITFPPFLCLIISLFFVGVEFHPTVTKILEAFAQTTVPIALVAAGLGLQLKLPKEELKPFSVALFVKLIFAPIIAIIVCKIFAFEGLAATVSILEASMAPMITAGAIASMAGLAPRLSSAIVGYGILFSFVTSYIFQMFIL; encoded by the coding sequence ATGGAAAATATTTTATTGGTTTTGGTAGCTTTGGCTATTGGTTATATGCTAAGAGTTAGTAATATTTTAACAAAAGAGGCAAGTATTCCTTTAAACAAATTTGTTCTTTATGTATCATATCCAGCAATTGTGCTACTTCAAACTCCAAAGATACATTTTAGTTTAGATATAATAATCCCAGCTATCGTTGCATGGATTGTTATGAGTTTAAGTGCAGTTGCTATATTAATCTTATCAAAAATTTTCAACTTCTCAAGAGAGGTAACTGGAAGTTTATTGCTTGTTGCTATTTTAACAAATAGTTCATTTTTGGGAATTCCTTTACTTCAAACATATTTACCTAATAATGATTTTATGCCATATTTATTAATATATGACCAACTAGGAACCTTTTTAGCATTTGCAATATATGGAACTTTTATAGTATCTCTATATACAAGTAAAACAAAGGTTACTTTTAAGCTAATTACTTTTAAAGTTATAACTTTCCCACCATTTTTATGTTTAATTATATCACTCTTTTTTGTTGGAGTTGAGTTTCATCCAACAGTTACAAAGATTCTTGAAGCCTTTGCCCAAACAACTGTTCCTATTGCTTTAGTTGCTGCTGGATTAGGACTACAGCTAAAACTTCCAAAAGAGGAGTTAAAACCTTTTAGTGTTGCACTTTTTGTAAAACTAATTTTTGCTCCAATTATTGCAATTATTGTATGTAAAATATTTGCATTTGAGGGCTTAGCAGCAACTGTTTCAATACTTGAGGCTTCTATGGCACCTATGATAACAGCTGGTGCAATAGCTTCTATGGCTGGACTTGCTCCACGGCTTAGCTCTGCAATTGTTGGATATGGAATTTTATTCTCCTTTGTAACAAGTTATATTTTTCAAATGTTTATTTTGTAA
- a CDS encoding ABC-F family ATP-binding cassette domain-containing protein yields the protein MVQTVNLKKAFGARVLFSEINLKLDSGKRYGLIGANGAGKTTFLKILSGQEEATEGEVQIQNGKKVGVLSQNQFAFENFTLFDTVLMGNKKLFDAIKEKEELYLSPEFTDEVNNRLAELEIICCEEDPTYEYDIKVTKILEDLGFPASTHQDLMSTLTGGDKVKILLAQVLYPKPDILFLDEPTNNLDIDTIGWLENQLQHHDGTMVVISHDRHFLNAVCTNILDVDFKKIREFSGTYDDWYIASTLIAKQQQADVSKKQKEKEELEKFIARFSANASKAKQATSRQKQLDKLDIQAIEVSSRRDPSIIFRQKREVGKELLSVKNISKSYSENVILNDISFTLEKGDKIALIGPNGVGKTTLCEILMGNLQADSGEVLWGATIQNSYFPQNTTDFINGDMTLYDWLRGFDREADIGEIRNCLGRMLFNGQEQEKKVDSCSGGEKHRMMLSKIMLEQGNFLILDEPTNHLDLEAIIALGEGLHQYAGSVICVSHDRELLDAYANRIIEIQDDGTIIDFKGTYEEFMESKAV from the coding sequence ATGGTTCAAACAGTTAATTTAAAAAAAGCTTTTGGTGCAAGAGTTCTTTTTTCTGAAATAAATTTAAAGCTTGATAGTGGTAAAAGATATGGATTAATAGGTGCAAATGGTGCTGGAAAAACAACATTTTTAAAGATTTTATCAGGACAAGAAGAGGCAACTGAAGGTGAAGTACAGATACAAAATGGGAAAAAAGTTGGGGTTTTATCTCAAAATCAATTCGCATTTGAGAATTTTACACTTTTTGATACAGTTTTAATGGGAAATAAAAAGCTTTTTGATGCAATTAAAGAGAAAGAAGAGCTTTATTTAAGTCCTGAATTTACTGATGAAGTTAATAACCGTTTAGCTGAGTTGGAAATTATTTGTTGTGAAGAAGACCCAACTTATGAGTATGATATTAAAGTTACAAAAATTCTTGAAGATTTAGGTTTTCCTGCTTCAACTCACCAAGATTTAATGAGTACATTAACTGGAGGAGATAAGGTTAAAATACTTTTGGCACAAGTTTTATATCCAAAACCAGATATTTTATTTTTAGATGAGCCTACAAATAACCTTGATATTGATACTATTGGATGGCTTGAAAATCAATTACAACATCATGATGGAACAATGGTTGTAATTTCTCACGATAGACACTTTTTAAATGCAGTTTGTACAAATATTTTAGATGTTGATTTTAAAAAGATTAGAGAGTTTAGTGGTACTTATGATGATTGGTATATAGCATCAACACTTATAGCAAAACAACAACAAGCTGATGTAAGTAAAAAACAAAAAGAGAAAGAGGAGCTTGAGAAGTTTATTGCAAGATTTAGTGCAAATGCATCAAAAGCAAAACAAGCAACTTCAAGACAAAAACAGCTTGATAAACTAGATATTCAAGCAATTGAAGTATCAAGTAGAAGAGATCCATCTATTATCTTTAGACAAAAAAGAGAGGTAGGAAAAGAGCTATTAAGTGTAAAAAATATCTCAAAATCATACTCTGAGAATGTGATTTTAAATGATATCTCTTTTACTCTTGAAAAAGGTGATAAAATAGCACTTATTGGACCAAATGGAGTTGGAAAGACTACACTTTGTGAGATTTTAATGGGTAATTTACAAGCAGATAGTGGAGAAGTTTTGTGGGGTGCAACTATTCAAAATTCATATTTTCCACAAAATACAACAGATTTTATAAATGGTGATATGACTCTATATGATTGGCTAAGAGGTTTTGATAGAGAGGCTGATATTGGTGAGATTAGAAACTGTTTAGGAAGAATGCTTTTTAATGGTCAAGAGCAAGAGAAAAAAGTTGATTCATGTTCAGGTGGAGAAAAACATAGAATGATGTTATCAAAAATTATGCTAGAGCAGGGAAATTTCTTGATTTTAGATGAGCCTACAAATCATCTCGACCTTGAAGCTATTATTGCTTTAGGAGAGGGACTTCACCAATATGCAGGTTCTGTTATTTGTGTATCTCATGATAGAGAGTTGTTAGATGCTTATGCAAATAGAATTATTGAAATTCAAGATGATGGTACTATTATAGATTTTAAAGGAACTTATGAAGAGTTTATGGAGTCTAAAGCAGTTTGA
- a CDS encoding NAD(P)H-dependent oxidoreductase → MKKILIVNAHQYYDAVAKGELTQSYINRATKFFLENGFEIKHTDIENGYEVEDECDKFEWADVILFQYPVYWMGVPWIVKKYFDETFTQGRHYLNDGRSRDDKSKRYGSGGLLKGKKYMLSITYNCPKSEFNNKDGFFDGLSLDEANIATHKTFQFVGLEPLKTYSVHDIFKGDLDLNKELVKFEDTLRENFL, encoded by the coding sequence ATGAAAAAAATTTTAATAGTAAATGCTCACCAATATTACGATGCTGTAGCAAAGGGTGAATTGACACAAAGTTATATAAATAGAGCAACAAAGTTTTTTTTAGAAAATGGCTTTGAAATAAAACATACAGATATTGAAAATGGATATGAAGTAGAAGATGAGTGTGATAAATTCGAGTGGGCAGATGTTATTTTGTTTCAGTATCCTGTTTATTGGATGGGAGTTCCGTGGATAGTTAAGAAATATTTTGATGAGACCTTTACACAAGGAAGACACTATTTAAATGATGGAAGAAGTAGAGATGATAAAAGTAAAAGATATGGAAGTGGAGGATTACTTAAAGGTAAAAAATATATGTTAAGTATTACATATAACTGCCCAAAATCTGAGTTTAATAATAAAGATGGCTTTTTTGATGGTTTATCTTTAGATGAGGCAAATATTGCTACTCATAAAACTTTCCAATTTGTTGGGCTTGAACCACTTAAAACTTACTCTGTACACGATATTTTTAAAGGTGATTTAGACTTAAATAAAGAGTTAGTGAAATTTGAAGATACTTTAAGAGAAAACTTTTTATAA
- a CDS encoding NAD(P)H-dependent oxidoreductase — MEKTFEEAMNFRHACKIFDETKKISNEDLNYILEAGRKSPSSFGQEPWKFLVITNDELKAKLRVHCWDQVQITSCSHLVVVLAKIEEVRDYEGEVRRKFNRRDLPKDMVDAYIIKYANHQKEYFSNDFNTFSWTSRQTYIALGNMMTAAAVKGVDSCPIEGFDKEDVEKVLNLDTKKYQVSVILPLGYRVKEQSIKQREKLEDIIEFIN; from the coding sequence ATGGAAAAAACATTTGAAGAAGCAATGAATTTTAGACATGCTTGTAAAATTTTTGATGAAACAAAAAAAATAAGCAATGAAGATTTAAATTATATTTTAGAAGCAGGGCGAAAATCTCCATCTTCTTTTGGACAAGAGCCGTGGAAGTTTTTGGTTATTACAAATGATGAATTAAAAGCAAAATTAAGAGTTCATTGTTGGGATCAAGTACAGATTACTTCTTGTTCACATTTAGTAGTTGTTTTAGCAAAAATAGAAGAAGTTAGAGATTATGAAGGGGAAGTTAGAAGAAAGTTTAATAGAAGAGATTTACCAAAAGATATGGTAGATGCTTATATAATAAAATATGCGAATCATCAAAAAGAGTATTTCTCAAATGATTTTAATACTTTTAGTTGGACTTCTAGACAAACTTATATAGCCTTAGGAAATATGATGACAGCAGCTGCAGTTAAAGGAGTTGATAGTTGTCCAATAGAGGGATTTGATAAAGAAGATGTTGAAAAAGTTTTAAATCTTGATACGAAAAAGTATCAAGTTAGTGTAATATTACCTTTGGGATATAGAGTAAAAGAGCAAAGTATTAAACAAAGAGAGAAGCTAGAAGATATTATAGAATTTATAAACTAA
- the ligA gene encoding NAD-dependent DNA ligase LigA, translating to MNQLEYEKNIEKLILWAKAYYVFDEPLASDEEYDKLARLCLEFEENNPNLGNPNSPNKRVGGYVLDSFKKANHLSRMWSQEDIFNKKELEDWIKRANKNGEVFEFFIQPKFDGASLNLIYENGKLKQAITRGDGTTGEDVTHNALTIYSIPLEISEKSLLEIRGEVVIKKDDFEAINIDRLKNGETPFANPRNASAGSLRQLDSKITAKRKLQFIVWGIGENSLNFSKTSELMDYIFSLGFYKAPMQELCNTIEDIEKIYTKMVEKRDEFTMLLDGMVIKVNNIVTQNLLGFTQKFPRWSCAYKFPAIEKTTKLKDIILQVGRTGVVTPVAIVEAVEIDGAVVERATLHNFDEIARLDLKIDDEIIIIRSGDVIPKITKVLKDRRVGNEKNIEKPTLCPDCKSELLIEEIMIKCQNLDCPSRVVNSIIYFASKSCLNIDGLGEKIVELLVNEKKIYDILDLYSLKYEDLETLEGFKEKKINNLLNAIENSKQSELYRVLTALGIEHIGEVASKMICEKFGLELVNIYYEDLISIDGIGEQMANSFLEFMRVNKEFVLKLFSILNPLVKIKEEAKDNPFKNKTVVITGTMSQSRDKIKEYLENLGAKVSSSVSKKTDFLIYGEDAGSKYDKALELKVEVLSEKEMLEKVI from the coding sequence ATGAATCAATTAGAGTATGAAAAAAATATAGAAAAATTAATTTTATGGGCAAAAGCATATTATGTTTTTGATGAGCCACTTGCAAGTGATGAAGAGTATGACAAACTAGCTAGGCTCTGTTTGGAATTTGAAGAAAACAATCCAAATTTAGGAAATCCAAACTCTCCAAATAAAAGAGTTGGCGGGTATGTACTAGATAGTTTTAAAAAAGCAAATCACTTAAGTCGTATGTGGTCGCAAGAGGATATTTTTAACAAAAAAGAGTTAGAAGATTGGATAAAAAGAGCAAATAAAAATGGAGAAGTTTTTGAGTTTTTTATACAACCAAAATTTGATGGAGCTAGTTTAAATCTTATTTATGAAAATGGAAAACTAAAACAAGCAATAACAAGAGGCGATGGAACAACAGGGGAAGATGTAACACATAATGCTTTAACAATTTACTCAATTCCATTAGAAATTAGTGAAAAATCTCTTTTAGAAATAAGAGGAGAGGTAGTTATAAAAAAAGATGATTTTGAAGCTATAAATATTGATAGATTAAAAAATGGTGAAACTCCTTTTGCAAATCCAAGAAATGCAAGTGCTGGAAGTTTAAGACAACTTGACTCAAAAATTACAGCAAAAAGAAAGTTACAATTTATAGTTTGGGGAATAGGTGAAAACTCTTTAAACTTTTCAAAAACAAGTGAACTTATGGATTATATTTTTTCTCTAGGCTTTTACAAAGCTCCAATGCAAGAGCTTTGTAATACTATAGAAGATATTGAAAAAATATATACCAAAATGGTAGAAAAAAGAGATGAATTTACTATGCTTTTAGATGGAATGGTGATAAAAGTAAACAATATAGTAACTCAAAATCTTCTGGGTTTTACACAAAAATTTCCTAGATGGTCTTGTGCGTATAAGTTTCCAGCTATTGAAAAAACTACAAAACTAAAAGATATTATTTTACAAGTAGGACGTACAGGAGTTGTAACTCCTGTTGCTATTGTAGAAGCAGTTGAAATAGATGGAGCAGTTGTAGAAAGAGCAACCTTACATAATTTCGATGAAATAGCAAGGTTAGATTTAAAAATAGATGATGAGATAATAATAATAAGAAGTGGCGATGTAATTCCAAAAATAACAAAGGTTTTAAAAGATAGAAGAGTTGGAAATGAAAAAAATATAGAGAAACCAACACTTTGCCCTGATTGTAAAAGTGAGCTTTTAATCGAAGAGATTATGATTAAATGTCAAAACCTTGATTGCCCTTCAAGAGTTGTAAACTCCATAATATACTTTGCAAGTAAATCTTGCTTAAATATAGATGGTTTGGGTGAAAAAATAGTTGAACTCTTGGTAAATGAAAAGAAGATTTATGATATTTTAGATTTATACTCTTTAAAATACGAAGATTTAGAAACTCTTGAAGGATTTAAAGAGAAAAAAATAAACAACCTTTTAAATGCAATAGAAAACTCTAAACAAAGTGAACTTTATAGAGTGCTTACAGCTTTGGGAATTGAACATATTGGAGAAGTTGCATCAAAGATGATTTGTGAGAAATTTGGATTAGAATTAGTAAATATTTACTATGAAGATTTAATAAGTATAGATGGGATTGGCGAACAAATGGCAAACTCTTTTTTAGAATTTATGAGAGTAAATAAAGAGTTTGTTCTAAAACTATTTTCTATTTTAAATCCATTAGTAAAAATAAAAGAAGAGGCAAAAGATAACCCATTTAAAAATAAAACAGTAGTTATAACTGGAACTATGAGCCAAAGTAGAGATAAAATAAAAGAGTATTTAGAAAACTTAGGTGCAAAAGTTAGCTCTAGTGTATCAAAAAAAACTGATTTTTTAATCTATGGAGAAGATGCAGGAAGCAAATATGATAAGGCTTTGGAGTTAAAAGTAGAAGTTTTAAGTGAAAAAGAGATGTTAGAAAAAGTTATATAA
- a CDS encoding thioredoxin fold domain-containing protein: MSRILKNIIFVTLFLAITLNAKDKEVSAKQIAEFENLALFKNAEIKVEKAYDVGSLYLLSIIVKGNKDEIFLTKDKNYLISGAVINTSNGMQVKAPVDLTILKDKEAFTYGEGKEELVFFTDPECTYCKKFESYLPQIKDKVKIKVFFFPLDFHQNARDLSIYIMSKKTKDEKINAMFEFNIGDDLSKVKNAKYSKNELERLEKKLNEHIELGLNLGVQGTPALFDKDGHSVIWVQLLEKYKISVK, from the coding sequence ATGTCTAGAATATTAAAAAATATAATATTTGTAACTTTATTTTTAGCTATAACTTTAAATGCTAAAGATAAAGAGGTATCAGCTAAGCAAATAGCAGAGTTTGAAAATTTAGCTCTATTTAAAAATGCTGAAATCAAAGTTGAAAAAGCTTATGATGTTGGAAGTTTATATCTTCTTTCAATAATAGTTAAAGGAAATAAAGATGAGATTTTTCTAACAAAAGACAAGAACTATCTTATCTCTGGTGCTGTTATAAATACATCAAATGGTATGCAAGTTAAAGCTCCTGTAGATTTAACTATCTTAAAAGATAAAGAAGCATTTACTTATGGAGAAGGAAAAGAAGAATTAGTTTTTTTTACAGATCCAGAATGTACATACTGTAAAAAATTCGAATCATATTTACCTCAAATAAAAGATAAAGTAAAAATTAAAGTATTTTTCTTTCCTCTAGATTTTCACCAAAATGCAAGAGATTTAAGTATTTATATAATGAGTAAGAAGACAAAAGATGAAAAAATAAATGCGATGTTTGAGTTTAATATTGGAGATGATTTAAGCAAAGTTAAAAATGCAAAATACTCAAAAAATGAGTTAGAAAGACTTGAAAAGAAATTAAATGAGCATATAGAGCTAGGTCTTAACTTAGGAGTTCAAGGAACACCAGCCCTTTTTGATAAAGATGGACACTCAGTAATTTGGGTTCAACTTTTAGAGAAATATAAAATATCTGTTAAATAG
- a CDS encoding acyl-CoA thioesterase, whose translation MNDEIKREKTVTMTMLMTPEKANFSGKNVHGGEILKILDQVAYACAARYSGHYAVTLSVDMVLFKNPVKIGSLVTFHASVNYTGRTSMEIGIKVISEDIKDHTMKNTNVCYFTMIAVDEDGRPVPVPKLELVTEDDKRRYNDALKRREIRMSSRHAKV comes from the coding sequence ATGAATGATGAGATAAAAAGAGAAAAAACTGTAACAATGACTATGTTAATGACTCCAGAAAAAGCAAATTTCTCTGGAAAAAATGTACATGGAGGAGAAATTTTAAAAATACTAGACCAAGTGGCATATGCTTGTGCCGCAAGATATAGTGGTCACTATGCTGTTACACTATCAGTAGATATGGTACTATTTAAAAATCCTGTAAAAATTGGTTCATTAGTAACATTTCATGCTTCTGTAAACTATACAGGAAGAACATCTATGGAAATAGGCATAAAAGTCATTTCAGAAGATATAAAAGACCATACTATGAAAAATACAAATGTTTGCTATTTTACTATGATTGCAGTTGATGAAGATGGAAGACCAGTACCTGTACCAAAATTAGAACTTGTAACTGAAGATGATAAAAGAAGATATAACGATGCTTTAAAAAGAAGAGAAATTAGAATGTCATCAAGACATGCTAAGGTTTAA